The bacterium genome includes the window ATCGCCGACCTGACCGTCCTCTGGTCCAGCGGCGACCAACTGATGGTCCAATGGACCCCCACCGGCGACGACGGCCCCCACGGCGTCGCCACTGCCTACGAGCTCCGCAGCACCGCCACCCCGCTCACCCCAGAGACCTGGGACGCCGCCACCCCCGCGACCTCGGCCCCCACGCCGACCGGCGACCATCTCCAGTGCCTGATCGACGCCCCGGCCGCAGCCGGCGCCCTCTACGTGGCCCTGCGCGCAGTCGACGACGCCGGCAACCGCAGCGGCCTCTCCAACATCGTGTCCGCGTCGCCCGCCGGCGGCCGCACCTGGCGCGTGGCCGCCGACGGCAGCGGCGACGTGCCCACGATCGCCGCCGCGATCGCCGCCGCGGCCCACGGCGACCTCATCCTGGTCGGACCCGGCCGCTACACCTGGACCAGCCAGGGCGGCGCCATGGATCCGCTCGCGATGATCTTCATCGCCCGCGACATCACCGGGATCGTCCTGGCGAGCGAGGCGGGCCCCACCGCGACGATCCTCGACGCGGAGCGGCACGGCCGGGTCCTGTTCATCCAGGGCAACAACGACGGCGTCGAGGTCGACGGCTTCACGATCACCAACGGCGTCTCCCCCGCCGCCGACGGCGACTACCCCATGGCCGGCGGCCTGGTGTTCCACCTGACCGACGTCGCGATCCGCCGCTGCGTCTTCACCGGCAACAGCGGCGGCCAGGGCGGCGCCATCTACTTCGGGGGGCGGGGTCATCCCGTCATCGAGGACTGCCTGATCACCGGCAACACCTCGACCATGTTCGGCGGGGGCGTCTACCTGATCAACTGCGAGGACCCCGTCGTGCGCCGCTGCACGATCACCGGCAACACGACCGCGGGCCGCGGCGGCGGCCTGGCCGGCGTCAGCGTGATCCTGCGTTTGGAGGACTGCCTGATCGCGGGCAACCACGCCGACACGAGCGGCGGCGGCCTGGCGATCTTCGGGTACAGCAACTACGGGGACCCGCCGACGCC containing:
- a CDS encoding right-handed parallel beta-helix repeat-containing protein, whose translation is WSAPALATGTSPVAAYDLRYTPYGQEGTDIATWTPAPTMPTPASPGTAQQATITSLTPGAPYAFRLRATVDGTTWSVPSNLVIASADPALDLTPPSDIADLTVLWSSGDQLMVQWTPTGDDGPHGVATAYELRSTATPLTPETWDAATPATSAPTPTGDHLQCLIDAPAAAGALYVALRAVDDAGNRSGLSNIVSASPAGGRTWRVAADGSGDVPTIAAAIAAAAHGDLILVGPGRYTWTSQGGAMDPLAMIFIARDITGIVLASEAGPTATILDAERHGRVLFIQGNNDGVEVDGFTITNGVSPAADGDYPMAGGLVFHLTDVAIRRCVFTGNSGGQGGAIYFGGRGHPVIEDCLITGNTSTMFGGGVYLINCEDPVVRRCTITGNTTAGRGGGLAGVSVILRLEDCLIAGNHADTSGGGLAIFGYSNYGDPPTPSLATGCTIAANDAPQGAGVRIGAITEEGGTVRNGLLTMENCLIAWNTGVDAVDMVQGGRLDVSCCDLYGGGGHGFWPAGTAIHGGNFQADPLFCDAAGGDFHLAADSPCADADDGCGLIGALPVGCGR